One window from the genome of Anser cygnoides isolate HZ-2024a breed goose chromosome 8, Taihu_goose_T2T_genome, whole genome shotgun sequence encodes:
- the ATG4C gene encoding cysteine protease ATG4C: MEATGTDEVEKIKSKFMSAWHNMKYSWVLKTKTYFSRNSPVFLLGKCYHFKSDESGELSTDGSDFDKINTEISGNVDEFRKDFISRIWLTYREEFPQIKGSALTTDCGWGCTLRTGQMLLAQGLMLHFLGRAWVWPDALDIENSDSESWTAHTVKKLTASFEASLTAEREPKILSNHHRGTLRRNCGDNEMRNEVYHRKIISWFGDSPLAAFGLHQLIEYGKKSGKIAGDWYGPAVVAHILRKAVEEARDPELRGVTVYVAQDCTVYSSDVIDRQCSCTDSEKTDTKAVIILVPVRLGGERTNMDYLEFVKGILSLEYCVGIIGGKPKQSYYFAGFQDDSLIYMDPHYCQSFVDVSIKDFPLESFHCPSPKKMSFKKMDPSCTIGFYCRTVQDFEKASEEITKMLKSSSKEKYPLFTFVKGHSRDYDFASSPLREENDLFSEDEKKRLKRFSTEEFVLL; this comes from the exons ATGGAGGCCACAGGGACAGATGAAGTAGAAAAGATAAAATCAAAGTTTATGTCAGCATGGCACAACATGAAATACA gtTGGgtgttgaaaacaaaaacttactTCAGTAGAAACTCTCCGGTTTTTCTGCTGGGAAAATGTTACCACTTCAAATCTGATG AATCTGGCGAACTCTCTACAGATGGATCCGATTTTGACAAAATCAATACGGAGATTTCAGGAAATGTTGATGAGTTTCGTAAAGATTTCATTTCTAGAATATGGCTGACCTacagagaagaatttcctcaaATAAAGGGGTCTGCATTAACAACGGACTGTGGTTGGGGTTGCACACTGAGAACTGGTCAAATGTTGTTGGCTCAAGGTCttatgcttcattttcttggtAGAG cctgggtcTGGCCAGATGCGTTGGACATTGAGAATTCAGATTCTGAATCCTGGACGGCCCATACAGTTAAAAAGCTGACAGCATCATTCGAAGCATCGCTTACAGCAGAAAGAGAACCCAAGATCCTGTCAAACCATCATCGGGGAACACTAAGGAGAAACTGTGGCGACaatgaaatgagaaatgaagtttatcatagaaaaataatttcttggtTTGGCGACTCTCCGCTGGCAGCTTTTGGCTTACATCAGCTAATAGAATATGGAAAGAAGTCTGGAAAAATCGCTGGAGATTGGTACGGGCCTGCTGTTGTTGCACACATTTTAAG AAAAGCTGTTGAAGAAGCCAGAGACCCTGAGCTACGAGGAGTAACAGTCTATGTTGCTCAGGATTGTACAG tCTACAGTTCAGACGTTATTGACAGACAGTGTTCTTGTACGGATTCtgaaaaaacagacacaaaagcTGTAATTATATTAGTTCCTGTGAGACTCGGTGGGGAGAGAACAAACATGGACTACTTAGAGTTTGTAAAG GGAATTTTAAGCCTTGAGTATTGTGTTGGTATCATTGGTGGCAAACCCAAGCAGTCATATTACTTTGCTGGATTTCAAG ATGACAGTTTGATTTACATGGATCCTCATTACTGCCAATCTTTTGTAGATGTCAGCATAAAGGATTTCCCTCTTGAG TCGTTCCACTGTCCGTCTCCCAAAAAGATGTCATTCAAAAAAATGGATCCGAGCTGTACGATAGGATTTTATTGTAGAACTGTGCAGGACTTTGAGAAGGCTTCTGAAGAAATAACCAAG ATGCTGAAATCTTCATCTAAGGAGAAATACCCCTTGTTTACTTTTGTAAAGGGTCATTCTAGAGACTATGACTTTGCTTCCAGTCCACTCCGTGAGGAAAATGACCTTTTCTCTgaggatgaaaagaaaagattaaaaagattTAGTACAGAGGAGTTTGTCTTGCTTTAA